actAAGTGTGTCAAAAACGGCTGTCACCAGTGTCAGATATAAGTTTTGGAGCGCCTAGAAATTTGGATTCGCCATTATAACTAACAAGCACTGCAATTCgctcaacttttatttttccaattagaTCTCGCAATACTTTACCATCCCAGTGGACGACCATTGCTTGTGGATCACTTAGCTAGAATAGAATATTATTAGTATTTAAATAACCTATACGTATATTTTCAATCATGGTATACTTTGTCAATAAAACTCTCTTGAATCCTCTGTGTTTCTTTTCTGCGATGCTCTTCCCTCAGTCTATGGAGAGTAGAACGATTGACTACCAAGTCGCTAGTGCAATGGCCCAATGCTTCTGCAGTCGCCATCAGAATGTGCATCGCCTTTCCATCGCTTACTTTGGCGCTATCAAGTGCTGAAAGCAATCGCGGTGTGATAAAATGTTTTCTTCCCCTGTTAATACAAGTTGAAGcagtttgttttgtattttttttcacattggTTTCCGCTACTTCAGGCTCACTGTCACCAATATCTTCTTCATAGTCCATACCAAAATCGTCGTTGAGTTCGACTACACAATATCATTTTAAAATTGACCATTAccactataaataaaattaatttcatttgataaACTTACGATTCACTTCCGACATTTGTTGATGTTTCCATTTTCTAGACATTTCTTTCTCAATGCGGTGATCTGCTCTGTTTTGTCGCCGATACAATACCATGTCAGCACCGGCCATGCTACCAGGGCGACCTTTTTGCCTTTGTAGAATCAAAAATTCTTTGTCTTCGCTAATACGCATGTTTTGTAAGGCATCTCTATGAGCAATGTCAAACAAATTATCCAATTTTGCAGAAAAgtcttcaacaatttttttctgagCATCAGATCTCTTATTTGGTACGGTTTTTTGAATCTTCTGCCATAATTTGTACACAGATTCTAATTTATCGACACACCTAGCTACATCTTTTGTCGGAATTCGAGCTTGTTGCCAAAATATTAATACagcatttattgttaattttgcaCTTTCTCTCAATTGCCGATACACAAATCTAAtgttataaaatagtaattgCAGTACTTGTTTGTTCGATGGTAGTTTAGCACCTGTTATCTGATGAGAAATTCTTCCAATTAGTTCAATATTCACAACATGTTCAGAACGTTGTcgtgtttgtatatgtaatgTACTCGCAGTTGCTGGTAATtcactcatttttttttattaaataatcacAATTTCGCACAAATTAACACAAATTAACACATCTGATTTCAAATGCCAAACAAACGAGAGtgacaattattgaaaaaagaacacAGTCCATTTACTGTTTTATTTCGCTGCCCAAAAATACCGTTAACAAAGTCTGCAGtcgttcgttttttatttttgcaaatattgctgGTCCACAGTCCATTTACTGCTTTATTTCGCTGCCCAAAAATACCGTAACCAAAGTCTGCAGtcgttcgttttttatttttgcaaatattgctggttcatgttgcaaaaataaagcaatCGGCAGTTACGACGATGGtgcgataaaaaaaatattatttaccgttttttcactcgaaataagaacaaaatattattaaaattattctttataTCGTGCTAGTTGAGACATATTAAAgcatacatattcatttaataaatacactaaaagaaaaattgatatttgaatacataaaacttgtttttttccTATAGGaaggcaatttttaattttaaaacatttccgCGCCGTCTTCCCATCCGATTGtccccaaattttttttaaacatttttacataaaaaggaaagaaattagCCCATTCTGTTAacttaaaacaatatttcaaaaatctcCATATAACGTAGAACACctctaatatacatactatattgaagtgaatgtgaagggattttgggattgcggatttgcctacattaaggtgcgacctttttgtaaatcgcataattttaaaattttaattcggtcGGTTTTTTTCGCATATTATCTCGTGTTTTCACAAATTTGATTcttggacaatattttttcGCGTTAAATTTTCGACTGTGCAAGTGCTCATTTTGCATAACtcatcggtttggctttcgtatacttgggaatcgatattattttttctcgttttcgcaaccgattccaaatatatctgttgccaaactttattgctattggtttggctttcgtatatttgggaatcgatatatatatttttttttcgttttcggtatcgattcttaatatatctgttgccaaccgttgtagttttttgttttttcggaaatttaaattaaacaagcaaaatgagcaagccaaggccaactatcgccaacctctctccaagtaaggagttaattgacttaaagtcattaaagcgtcaaaggacggtggcaaaaaatagtattttgcgaataaagacgggccttttagaaaaaaccatgtcgttagatccaattgaattggaatgtcggctcgacatattaaattcacatagcgaaaagctaatgaaatgccaatctaaaattgaagagattgatgaagacgacatggcccgaggggagttagaggacataattgttgaaacgaaatcaataactaaaaatattttagcccAAAACCGAACGtcaattgccgaaacatcttttgtagcttctcacagctcaagactccctaaaatgaatttgccgaaattcaagggagaatattcagaaattaaaaattttatgagtttgtttgagagcttggttcataatgatccaaatatcccagatattgaaaaatttaaccatctggttaattgtctatctggggAGGCTCTAGGCACGGTAAAAGCGTTTCAAATGTCGGATGAAAACTATCCGaaggcgttggcaagtctcaaaaaagtttacgataataagtgcttgatatttttcaatacaatatctaaactttttgagctgccaaccatcCCAAAGCCATCCGCGCCTTCATTGCGATCAATGATTGATGAAGTGTCTGCCGTTTATGACTCTTTGCTATCTCTGGGCGAtgagaagcaaataacaaacgccattataatacatatagttatgacaaaggttgactctgccacccgatccaagtGGGAAGACCAACTTGACTACGATCACTTACCATTATGGAAGGATTGCGAAGCAACTTTAAATAGAAGGTTTCAGCAGTTAGCGGCGGAAGGAGCATGTTGTTCGAGGACGAAATCCGGAGCCACAACCAGCATGAGCCACATGAAGCAGCCACACATGGACAGGACTAAATCAGCTTTAGTTGCTGCAGAGGCAAAGCAGCCAACTTGTCAAAAATGCAAGTCAAAGGAACATCCGTTAactgcctgccccactttcaaggcgcttccggtaCAACAGAGGTTTGAGtttgtgaaatcggtgcccttatgcataaattgcttgcgtaaggggcATACTGTGTCCAAGtgtagagcggatcgatgtcgtgtatGCAATCGATCGCTACACCAGTACCCGATTTCCTTCCCCGCTGcatctcatccgcaaccatcaactacacatgccatgcatacagcgagtattccggatcgggtaatgttggtTGTTATTCAAGTGAGGACCAGTTACGGTgaatacctgcctgcgagagcgttactggactcaggctcccaagtcaactttatgacggaggacttggcacaacaGTTGCGGATTCGTCGCCAACACCAAACGTTGAATATaataggaattggaaattccaacacGAAAGTGGGGAcaaaactaagcgcgtttgttaagtcgcgggtaaataattacgaattttcggtggaattctggataatgcgttgcatttcggctaaccatccagaccataacataaatgttaatggctggaaaattccgcacaatattaaattggcggatccagaattccataaatcaaaaaagattgATATCTTATTGTGTGCAGAAACCTTTTTCGATTTGTTGGCGGTTGGCCAAAATAAAAgtggccctaatcaaccaacgctacagaaaacccttttagggtgggttgtgtctggcaaatatgcCAGCAATCTAAGTCCTCCTCCTTCTGcaactagcacattatgccaatctGAAGATGACTTAACGTCAATAAATTCGGTAGTCTAAAAATTTTGGGCGTTAGAAGAactaccttcagaatcaaatggcatcaaattcacaccagagcaaaaagagtgtgaaaaatttttcgtgaaaacaactcaagtattgccttcaggacggcttcaagtcagaatgccatttaaagctgaccgtaagttactcggtcactcttatgaaaccgcagttcggcggtttcaggccctggagagaagaacgttgaaagatccagaacttcgtaaaatgtatctggactttatgaatgaatacagagcgctgggtcacatgagcccaacgaacaataagatcccgagtgagccacactacttcattccgcatcaatgcgttttaaggcccgagagcacaacaaccaaattacgtgttgtatttgatgcttcgagtcgatcttcaactcaaatagcgttgaatgaacttttgatggtaggtccaaccatccaagaagagttatactcaactcttcttcgttttcgcttacataagtatgcactaacagcggacattactaaaatgtaccgccaaataattatgcacgaagaagacagaaattgtcagcttgttgtgtggagagagcatccttctgagcaaattcaaatttttcgtcttaacaccgtaacatacggcactgcgcctgctccatttctcgcaacacggtgtttgcaaatgctcagtgatgccaatacaatgacatacccactcggttcattggccattaaaagagacttttatgttgatgacttattaacaggatctgaaaattttgagtctctagatcttataagaagtgaagtaattaaaatattaaactcggcaggattcactttagcaaagtggttttcgaaccaccctaaatttttcgacagtgattgcactgaaaagtcattaagtttCAATGACAAAATTTCTACTAAAAcactaggaatccattggttgcagaaagaggatttgtttcgatttgttttagatgaaaattttaatgatctgcaaGCCACTAAACggaacatattgtcagtttctgctcgccttttcgacCCTCTTGGATTATtggccccactagttaccaaagcaaaaatcttattgcaagagctttggattcaaaaactagattgtgatgagtcgattccattgcgcctcaacactagctggcagaatttcaaagccaacctactgcagctctcgtcaattagcattcctcggtATGTAAACTTAGAGTCGACTGCTACATGCCAAatccatggcttctccgacgcttcaataagagcgtacggatgctgcatatacatacgaagccaatctgctagtggtgtcaaatgtatgctgcttactgcaaagtctagagtggctccgctgaagaccaagtctcttccgcgtctcgagctctcggcagcacatcttcttgccaaattatggtcacgagtTGCACCAATGTTGAGTCGACGATTCGAGAAAATtccattttggacagactctgaaattaTATTGCACTGGGTAAAAACGCATCCATCTTCATTACAAACCTTTGTCGCaaatagagtgtccgaaatccaagactTGACTGACAATGTAcagtggcgacatgtgccaacgaaacaaaatcctgcggatcaggTGTCTCGGAGtcgtaacgtggacgaattgaataattcaatatggtttggcggtccacagttcctcctagaagaccctgcattatggccaattaataaccacttccagctctcaccagaagacgaagcattagagaagaagaaagctacatttacattaatttcgactgctgagaaaaattcaatattggacctcattgaaaaattctcttctcataaaaaattgcttcgtgtggtcgcatatatattacgatggatcagacgaccaccaaaatcctccaggggacaagatctgacttcagaagagctaaacttgagtttCTTGAAAATTGTCCAGGTGACTCAACATTCCGAGTTTGCGagtgaaatccaaaaactgacgAAAGGCACGacgctacccgcaaacttgcaaaaactcaacccgtttttgcatgagtactcggatatgtcgctgtcattcaaattaatccgagtaggaggtcgcctattaaatgcacctctcccatacgatgccaaatttccgcttttattaaataaaagttcgcacttcgttataacgtacttacggttcctgcacattcgaaatcaccacgctggggcaaaagcgttggttgcgcttcttcgagaacgcatgtggctaattaatgccagagaagcttgcagtagaaccgtaaaaATTGTACACACTactttcattacaagccgaagttgcaaacccaaattgtgggaaatttgccagttgaaagacttcgagcgttacgaccctttcttatatgtggcgtagatttttgtggtcccatatatacaacgttaaaaatacgtggtcgaccacccgtaaagacttatatagcagttttcgtttgcttcacttcaaaagcagtacatttagaactaGTCTCGGACCTGTCtactaattcttttattttcgcccttgaaaggttcattggtcgccgagggatgccacagagagtattcagcgacaacgcaaccaactttgtcggcgccgaccgcaagctgcgcgTGCTGAAGGAGGCGTTCCTAGCGCAAGCGCCAGAACTAATGGGGTTCGCAGCCGAAAAAGGATTCAGCTTCGGCTTTATACCACacagggcgccgcacttcggcggattatgggaggcggccgtgaagtccgccaagcatcTGCTCGTTCGCGCACTCGGCAACGCTCTACTCACGACGGAGGAGCTATCAACACTactggccgaagtggaggccatttTGAACTCTCGTCCCCTAGCACCGTTGGGacaggaccccaacgacggaGAAGCACTAACTCCAGCACACCTTTTAATCGGTTGCCCTCTGCGAGCACTGACACCAGCACAAGTGCCAACGGACCCAATTCGTtgctgcgagagatggcaacttgtttgctgtctcaagcaacagttttggcgacagtggtccaaaacctacatgacgggccttcaggaacgcaacaaatggctgcacCCCAAACGCAATCTGCAGCCAGGCGATCTcgtcctcgtccacgaggacaacgtgccgccacagcagtgggtactcggACGCGTCGTCGccaccgtcgaagggcaagacggcaaggtgcgagtcgcagaagtagcaaccaagacgggcacgattaagcgccccatccacaaactggctgtccttccattggatattgaaggaatctgatcctgtcaaggtggccggtgttgcgtcaagcgacaaaatatatattaatcctaaaactaaacttaagaaaaatgaattataaaaaattataaatattgaattatattagtattgtatacttaccctaataatgttatatatacttaccttaatctattactacaagttaacaaaatgaactactcacctctttttgtacatacctgtatacttccattccaactgttttttcccgttagctttaagatttaggctaagtcatcTAGTTGCTAAAATAAAGAAAGGTATTGTAATTAGACCGCAATCGAATCCGCACGCGTTTTCTTTCGTTCGCTAATTTTCGTCACAGTATCGTGAGTTTAAGTGCAGGCAATTGGTTATATTTTAATTCTAGTGATTTCACGTATCCcgactattattttttatctcaaaaactcttgAGAAATTTCAACAtggtcgatctggttggtggcttttcgatccggagacaaccaggtagcttgatgcaTTTTTTGTGCTgtaatctagtactacagataaccatatttcgggccccggtgaagtcgattagcctcaacccatttggggatgtttcgtcgtggaggctaaatttaccgaccgtagtgccaaagataccttctttgcccacactggcgttaaagtctccaagcacgattttgacatcgtggcggggcagctctcataagtgcgctccaagcgctcatatagggcatttttggtcacatcgtccttctcttccgtcggcgcatgggcgcaaatcagcgatatgttgaagaaccttgctttgatgtggattgtggctagacgttcattcactggagtgaatgatagtactcggcgacgaagtctttctcccaccacgatacccacaccaaacttgcgcttctttatatggccactatagtataggccacaaggacctactcgtctctgtccttgtcccgtccatcgaatttcttggacggcgttgatgtcagcctttattttcacgaggacat
The sequence above is a segment of the Bactrocera dorsalis isolate Fly_Bdor chromosome 6, ASM2337382v1, whole genome shotgun sequence genome. Coding sequences within it:
- the LOC125779133 gene encoding uncharacterized protein LOC125779133 isoform X2; this encodes MSELPATASTLHIQTRQRSEHVVNIELIGRISHQITGAKLPSNKQVLQLLFYNIRFVYRQLRESAKLTINAVLIFWQQARIPTKDVARCVDKLESVYKLWQKIQKTVPNKRSDAQKKIVEDFSAKLDNLFDIAHRDALQNMRISEDKEFLILQRQKGRPGSMAGADMVLYRRQNRADHRIEKEMSRKWKHQQMSEVNLELNDDFGMDYEEDIGDSEPEVAETNVKKNTKQTASTCINRGRKHFITPRLLSALDSAKVSDGKAMHILMATAEALGHCTSDLVVNRSTLHRLREEHRRKETQRIQESFIDKVYHD